In the Thalassoroseus pseudoceratinae genome, TAACTTGGATCGCTACTCGGACTAACTTGGATCGCTACTATAGAAATACTCGGAGCGATGTGTGTCTTCAATGTCTTCGACACATACGAACGATACCGTACTAGACCAATGCTTGGTTTGAACCAGTGGCCTTGCCCTCGAACGAGTTTTGCCTAACGCTGGTCACCGCCGTACCAAGCCACATACATGGGTTTTGCGGCTACCTTTTCGGGCTTGGACTGCCGCTCTCCTTTGACGCGAGGCCGACCGGTGCCGGAATACTTGGGCGGCGGGTGATACGAATTCGCGTTGCCAGAGAACCGACCTACGAACGTCAATTGAGTGTGATACGCGTGAGCGAACCGAGTCATCTCGTGTGTGGAGTACTGTCCACCACCAGTCAAAACAAAGCGGCGCTCGGGAAACCATCCCAACAAGCGTCGGGTGAGAATGCGAGCCAATTCGCCCGCAGTGTGGTGCTTGCGTCCGAGACGCTCGCTGACTTCCGGCGGAGTATACAGTGCGAACAATACTGGTAAGGCCCAAGGCCGATTCGGCCAGGGGAAGCGGATCGTGACCGCTAGCACCACCCACTTGTGTCCCCATTCCACTTGGTCAAGCTGTGAGAACTTCGGACCGCATCACGATGCTTGGCTTTACCCCAGACTTGGCGACCGGGATGTTCCGTCGTTATGTCATCGACGACGAGTCCGATCGGTTCGTCCGGCAGTGCCAGCTCGATGACGACCCGAGCTAATATCTGGCCAACGGACCACGTCGACCAGGCGGGCCTGGAAAACAAGCGATTGTCGGTGCTAAAATGACCCATCAATAAACCAGGGGCCACCATCAAAGTGGCCGTCAGCGTGCGATGTCCGATGGTGATGATGGTTGTCTGAGTCAATGTTAGCCGTCGGCTGGGTGAACGCAGGCAAAAATCTCACCATCAGATCCTCAGCCACTTGGGGACCTCGATTCATTGCGGACTCCGTTTAGAAAAGGTCCAGTCGTGATAACTCAACCTTCTCCCGGAGTCCGCATTTTTGCAATCAAACCCCATCCATATTGGCAAGAGTCGAGCTGAGCCAGAGGTTTTCCTTTGGTGGCCGCCGACGCAACCGAAGGCTCCATGCCCTACTGGGGGGACCGCCGAGGTCACTCACCAATCCCAATCAACCGAAAAGTGCTCATATGCGATCCATTGCTTTTGTTTTGACCGCCCTCTTCGCGATCGTCTTCTCTCACGCTCAGCCTGTCTATGCGGAGCAGCCGAATTTGATCTATATCATGTGCGACGACTTGGGCTACGGTGACTTGGGCTGCTTCGGACAGCAACGCATCAAGACGCCGCATCTGGACAAACTCGCCGACGAGGGAATGCGGCTCACCAATTACTACGCGGGCAACACGGTCTGTCGACCGTCGCGTCTTGTGCTTTGGACGGGGTTGCATGCCGGGCACACGGCCATCAACTCGAACGCTGCCTACGTGCTAGCGCCCGAGGATGTCACCGTTGCCGAGCGACTCAAGGCCGTGGGCTACGCGACCGGTGGCGTTGGCAAGTGGGCATTAGGAAAGGTCGGGACGAGCGGACATCCGAATCAACAGGGCTTTGATTTCTGGATGGGTTACCTTGATCAGGGTGAGGCCCACAACTACTACCCGACCCATCTCTGGCGCAACATGGAGAAAGTGCCGCTCGACGGCAACGTGCTCATCGACGACCCGAAGGCCCGTGGTCGTGTTGCCCGCCTGGACGCCCGCCAGACCTACTCACACGACGTCATGACGAATGAAGCGTTTGGCTTCGTCCGCGCCAACGCGCGGAACCCCTTTTTACTTCACATTCACTGGACGATCCCCCATGCCAACAACGAGGGGGGACGTGTCCAGAACAAGAACGGGATGGAAGTTCCCGACTACGGCATTTACAAGGACGAGAAGTGGCCCAACGTCGAAAAGGGGCAGGCCGCGATGATCACTCGCATGGACGGCGATGTGGGCCGGCTTGTCGCACTACTCAAGGAGTTGGGCATCGAAAACAAGACGCTTATCGTGTTCACGTCCGACAATGGCCCCCACTCCGAGGGTGGGCACAAGCACGAGTATTTCGACGCCAACGGTCCGCTACGCGGCTATAAACGTGATCTCTACGAAGGTGGAATCCGCGTCCCGACCATCGCCTGGTGGCCGGGGGTCATTCGGGCCGGTTCGACTTGTGCGGAACCGCTCGCCTTCTACGATTGGGTCCCCACCGCTTGCGAACTTGCGGGTGCCCCGCTTCCTCACAAAACCGATGGCGTCTCTTTCGTGCCAGCCCTCACCGGTCAGGGCGAGCAAGAAAGCCACGACTACCTCTATTGGAAGTATGGCAAGAAGGAGGCCGTCCGCAAGGGGCAATGGAAGGGCGTCCGCCTCGCCCCCAACAAGCCGTTGGAACTCTATGATCTCGATAGCGACCTCGGCGAAGCGAACAATATCGCGTCCAAGCACCCAGACGTGGTGAATCAGTTGGAGGCCGCGATCGCCGAGGCGAGCAGGTAACGCCGGTCAGCGGCATGTTGATTTGTATGTAACGTCGTAGGAGCATTCGCCGTTTGAACGCCCCAATGGACTGAATCTTCGTGGATCCGTACAGGATGACGAACAGCGGGACCGCAATTCTCGGGTCACCGCGCACCGCGACCACGAAGCGGCCTCGTCGTTATTCCTGCTCGAACGCAAACGCCAAGCTAGCCTATCTGGAGTAGACCACAACACGGCTAAGCATCACTTTAATTATTCAATAGTGAAGCACTCGCGCGATACATGTCCACGTGGTTCGGTGAGTGTGGTGGACTGAGACTCGAGGGCGGTTACACGAATGCAAAGGGCGCGGATAGTAGCCTCCAAGATCGAATCAGTTGCTATTGGAGAAATGCCACGAGAGTTTCGTGGTATCCGCAACCAACGTCAAAGTGAAGATCGGTAGATAAGAACCGAACGGACCGACTCAGGTCGCGGTCAGGCACTGATGAAGAAGTTGTACAGACGAAACGTATCGAAAATCGAATCAGCCTGAGCGAAATGAGGACGCAGCGCGAAATGGACTTCATCGCAACGCTTAGTGGCTCACTGCAGAAATGACAAAAGCGGCTCACCGAGGAGCCGCTCTAAGTCTTTATCTAGAAGAGGTTTACAGTCGCGAGGCGACTGAATTTGAACCAGCAACCTCTACGTCCCGAACGCAGCAGTGAAATCGAAAGTTTTTTCATATCAATGACTTACGAAAAGGCGTGATACATATTCTGCTCCCAGGTCGATAACAATCGTATCACCGATTGTGTCACCGGACCATGCCCTGACGATCAGCAAGAAGGTGACGACGCCTGAGACGTTCACGATTGATGAAATCAAATCATTGCCGCCAAAGCACGCCGTTGTCCGCATGGCCGTGATCAAGAGTTCAATCGGTCGCCGTGAGATGTTGGCCTATGGCGGTCTACAAGACGGCCCCTTGCCGATGGGGATATAATCACCGTAGAAGATTATCCCCAACTCCACGAGGCTGTGATGCGTTCCATTGGACACTTTCTACTTTTCGTCGTCTTGATTTGCTCCTGTGTTTCCCAAGTTCGGGGGCAGGATGGCATGTGGAATCAATGGCGTGGCCCCAACCGAGATGGCATCGTACCGGGTGACAACTGGCCGGACTCGCTCTCGGAAGACGTTCTCACTCGAAGCTGGCGGATCGAGCTTCCTCCGAGTTACTCCGGCCCGGTCGTCTCGGATGCTACGGTGTTCGTAACCGGGACGGCGGACGCCAAAACCGAAGTCGTCTATGCCCTCGACCGCGGAACGGGGAACACACTGTGGCAGGTGGAGTGGGACGGTGCGATGTCGGTGCCGTTTTTTGCCGCTTCAAACGGGAGTTGGATTCGCGCCACTCCCGCTTTTGATGGCGAGAACCTGTTCGTCGCCGGAATGCGCGACGTGTTGGTTTCGCTCGATGCCAAGACCGGCAAAGAGCAATGGCGTGTCGATTTCGTGAAGCAACTCGGTACACGCCTGCCGGCATTCGGTTTTGCAAGTTCTCCATTGGTCGACGGCGATTCCCTATACGTCCAAGCCGGGGCCTCATTCATCAAACTCGATAAAGAAACCGGCGAGATTCTCTGGCGATCTCTGGAAGATGATGGCGGCATGGGCGGCAGTGCTTTTTCCTCGCCGATCGTGACCGAACTAGCAGGGCAGCGACAGTTGGTTGTGCAGACACGGCAGAAACTCGCCGGTGTTGACCCGGAGAGTGGCAGCGTCCTCTGGGAACATGTAGTTCCCAGTTTCCGAGGGATGAACATCCTCACGCCGACGCAGTTTAAGGACGGCATCTTTACGAGTTCGTATCAGAACAAGTCTTGGCTCTACACCGCCGACAAGCCTAATGGGAAGTTCGAGATTACGGAGACGTGGAGCAACAATGCCAAAGGCTATATGTCGACGCCCGTCATCATTGGAAGCCATGCTTATCTACACTTGCAGAATCAGCGATTCACTTGCATCGACCTCGAAACCGGTGAGCGAACCTGGACGTCGAAACCATTCGGCAAATATTGCAGCCTAGTCGCTCAAAAGGATCGAATCCTGGCGTTGGATCAACGTGGGGCTTTGCTCTTGCTCAAGGCCACCCCGGAAAAGTTTGAGTTACTCGACGAGCGAACCGTCAGTGAAGACGATACGTGGGCTCATATCGCTGTGAGCGGCAATGACGTGTTTATCCGCGAGCTCAATGCCCTGACGGCGTGGAGTTGGAAGCGGAAGGGCAATTAGATTTGAGTCGGGCATTGGCTTGACCTGTAAAATGTCGACTTTGTGCCAACGCGTTCTAAGCACAGTGACAAATCATCGCGTCAACCGGCATTCAATCGCCAGATCGTGAAGTTCAGTACGCTGACAAAGCTGACACAAACCAAGTCCGGCACCATCAACCAGCCAGCGATTTTCCAGCGTCAGAAAAAGGCCGTTGTGCTTTATTCTGAATGCCGTTGTTCCAACGGGTCTGGATGGCGTTCAGTGGGTCCAGTCAAAGCATTCGTTGCTACTTGTATCGCCGGTCGAACGACGATCACTTCGACGATCATTAAGAACAAAACCCCGGACCTGGCATTTCCAAGTCCGGGGCGAGCGATGATGTTTTACATCACGTCGGTGACGATGCCGGAACCGACGGTGCGGCCGCCTTCACGAATGGCGAACCGCGTTCCCGTGGCCACCGCGATCGGTTTGTCCAAACCGACTTGGATGGGCACGGTGTCGCCGGGCAGACACATTTCCGCCCCGCTGAGCAGTTGCACTTGCCCGGTCACGTCGGTCGTGCGGAAGTAAAACTGCGGCTGATAACCGTTGAAGAACGGCGTGTGACGGCCGCCTTCTTCCTTCGTCAACGCGTACACCTCCGCCTGAAACTGTTGACGTGGTTCGATGCTGCCGGGAGCGGCGATGACTTGGCCGCGATAGACCTGATCATGCCGCACACCTCGCAACAACAGCCCCACATTCTGTCCAGCCACACCGACATCGAGCACGCGGCGGAACATCTCCACGCTCGTGCAGACGGTGCGGATCGGTTCGGTCAGGCCGAGGATTTCGACCTTCTCTCCCGCCCGAATCTGACCTTGCTCGATCTTGCCAGTGACGACCGTGCCGCGACCGACGACCTGATGCACACCTTCAATCGCCATTAGAAACGGCTTATCCACATCCCGCTGGGGATCAGGGATCGCCGTGTCCAACGCTTCGAGAAGTTCGCGAATGCAACCGGCAAATGCCGGTGCATCAGGATGCTTCAACGCTCCTTTCGCATTGCCACGGATGAACGGCACCGCATCACCGTCGTAACCGTAGCGGCTGAGCAGTTCGCGGGTTTCCATCTCCACCAGTTCGATGATTTCGGGATCGTCGACCAGATCGCACTTGTTGACGAACACCACCAAATGCGGCACACCGACCTGCTGTGCGAGCAGGATGTGTTCCCGCGTTTGCGGCATCGGTCCGTCGACGGCCGAGGTGAGCAGAATCGCCCCATCCATCTGGGCGGCTCCGGTAATCATGTTCTTGATGTAGTCGGCGTGACCCGGACAATCGATGTGGGCGTAATGCCGGCGTTCGGTTTCGTACTCGACGTGGCTGGTAATGATCGTCACCGTTTTCGTCTCGTCGCGAACCGTGCCGCCCTTGGCGATGTCGCCGTAGGCTTTGGCTTCAGCGAGACCTTGCTGAGCTTGCACCGCGAGCAGGGCCGCCGTCAGCGTGGTCTTGCCGTGATCGATGTGACCGATCGTGCCGACATTCACATGGGTTTTCGTCACCATTGCTCCGCATCTCCTTTCGAGAGAGTGTGCGGCGGAATCTGCCCAACCGAAAAGGTGAGCAGCCTCACCGGCCTTTTCGCGCCCCGTGCGACACCAGGACAGTCCCCACCGCAAAAACATCGCATCACAAATAGAAAAAGCCCGCCGAACCATTAGGCTCGGCGGGCTGGGTGAATGTTGATTCGCAACCGCTCTCAACTCACACCGACCCCGCCTCGCGCTGACGATTCCGAAGAAGCAGCCGAGTTGGACAACGACGATGACGATGAGTTGAACGAGCTATTGAACATCGCAGGGTTTCCAGCAACAGATCTTGAATCTCCCGACAGACACCGGGGGAGTGCTCCAGGTTCGTGTAAAAACCAAATCCAACGTGTGATGCAATACCGAGGTTTTTTCAACGGATTATGATGGACTCCCATCCGGCAGTCGAGCCGACAACGCTTGAACCGAAG is a window encoding:
- a CDS encoding transposase gives rise to the protein MEWGHKWVVLAVTIRFPWPNRPWALPVLFALYTPPEVSERLGRKHHTAGELARILTRRLLGWFPERRFVLTGGGQYSTHEMTRFAHAYHTQLTFVGRFSGNANSYHPPPKYSGTGRPRVKGERQSKPEKVAAKPMYVAWYGGDQR
- a CDS encoding arylsulfatase; translated protein: MRSIAFVLTALFAIVFSHAQPVYAEQPNLIYIMCDDLGYGDLGCFGQQRIKTPHLDKLADEGMRLTNYYAGNTVCRPSRLVLWTGLHAGHTAINSNAAYVLAPEDVTVAERLKAVGYATGGVGKWALGKVGTSGHPNQQGFDFWMGYLDQGEAHNYYPTHLWRNMEKVPLDGNVLIDDPKARGRVARLDARQTYSHDVMTNEAFGFVRANARNPFLLHIHWTIPHANNEGGRVQNKNGMEVPDYGIYKDEKWPNVEKGQAAMITRMDGDVGRLVALLKELGIENKTLIVFTSDNGPHSEGGHKHEYFDANGPLRGYKRDLYEGGIRVPTIAWWPGVIRAGSTCAEPLAFYDWVPTACELAGAPLPHKTDGVSFVPALTGQGEQESHDYLYWKYGKKEAVRKGQWKGVRLAPNKPLELYDLDSDLGEANNIASKHPDVVNQLEAAIAEASR
- a CDS encoding molybdopterin-binding protein, with the translated sequence MSPDHALTISKKVTTPETFTIDEIKSLPPKHAVVRMAVIKSSIGRREMLAYGGLQDGPLPMGI
- a CDS encoding PQQ-binding-like beta-propeller repeat protein, translated to MRSIGHFLLFVVLICSCVSQVRGQDGMWNQWRGPNRDGIVPGDNWPDSLSEDVLTRSWRIELPPSYSGPVVSDATVFVTGTADAKTEVVYALDRGTGNTLWQVEWDGAMSVPFFAASNGSWIRATPAFDGENLFVAGMRDVLVSLDAKTGKEQWRVDFVKQLGTRLPAFGFASSPLVDGDSLYVQAGASFIKLDKETGEILWRSLEDDGGMGGSAFSSPIVTELAGQRQLVVQTRQKLAGVDPESGSVLWEHVVPSFRGMNILTPTQFKDGIFTSSYQNKSWLYTADKPNGKFEITETWSNNAKGYMSTPVIIGSHAYLHLQNQRFTCIDLETGERTWTSKPFGKYCSLVAQKDRILALDQRGALLLLKATPEKFELLDERTVSEDDTWAHIAVSGNDVFIRELNALTAWSWKRKGN
- the tuf gene encoding elongation factor Tu yields the protein MVTKTHVNVGTIGHIDHGKTTLTAALLAVQAQQGLAEAKAYGDIAKGGTVRDETKTVTIITSHVEYETERRHYAHIDCPGHADYIKNMITGAAQMDGAILLTSAVDGPMPQTREHILLAQQVGVPHLVVFVNKCDLVDDPEIIELVEMETRELLSRYGYDGDAVPFIRGNAKGALKHPDAPAFAGCIRELLEALDTAIPDPQRDVDKPFLMAIEGVHQVVGRGTVVTGKIEQGQIRAGEKVEILGLTEPIRTVCTSVEMFRRVLDVGVAGQNVGLLLRGVRHDQVYRGQVIAAPGSIEPRQQFQAEVYALTKEEGGRHTPFFNGYQPQFYFRTTDVTGQVQLLSGAEMCLPGDTVPIQVGLDKPIAVATGTRFAIREGGRTVGSGIVTDVM